Proteins from a genomic interval of Lolium perenne isolate Kyuss_39 chromosome 1, Kyuss_2.0, whole genome shotgun sequence:
- the LOC127317901 gene encoding calcium-dependent protein kinase 2: protein MGNCCPGSRKSRDPAADSGGSSRPGGGSSAGPASVSPSSAPQHNKPPAPIGPVLGRPMEDVKSIYSVGKELGRGQFGVTSLCTHKATGHKFACKTISKRKLSTKEDVEDVRREVQIMYHLAGQPGVVELKGAYEDKHNVHLVMELCAGGELFDRIIAKGHYTERAAASLLRTIVEIIHTCHSMGVIHRDLKPENFLLLSKDENAPLKATDFGLSVFFKEGEVFRDIVGSAYYIAPEVLKRNYGPEADIWSVGVMFYILLCGVPPFWAESEHGIFNSILRGQVDFTSDPWPRISSGAKDLVRKMLTSDPKRRISAYDVLNHPWIKEDGEAPDTLLDNAVLGRLKQFRAMNQFKKAALRVIAGCLSEEEIRGLKEMFKGMDSDNSGTITVDELRKGLAKKGTKLTETEVQQLMDAADADGNGTIDYDEFITATMHMNRMDREEHLYTAFQYFDKDNSGYITTEELEQALKEKGLLDGREMKDIIQEVDADNDGRINYTEFAAMMRKGNPEAANPKKRRDVVL, encoded by the exons ATGGGCAACTGCTGCCCGGGGTCCCGGAAGTCGAGAGACCCCGCGGCGGACTCCGGAGGCTCGTCCCGCcccggcggcggcagcagcgcgGGGCCTGCCTCGGTGTCGCCCTCCTCCGCGCCGCAGCACAACAAGCCGCCGGCCCCGATCGGCCCCGTGCTCGGCCGCCCCATGGAGGACGTCAAGAGCATCTACAGCGTGGGCAAGGAGCTCGGGCGCGGCCAGTTCGGCGTCACCTCCCTCTGCACCCACAAGGCGACGGGCCACAAGTTCGCGTGCAAGACCATCAGCAAGCGGAAGCTGTCCACCAAGGAGGACGTGGAGGACGTGCGGCGGGAGGTGCAGATCATGTACCACCTCGCGGGGCAGCCCGGCGTGGTGGAGCTCAAGGGCGCCTACGAGGACAAGCACAACGTGCACCTCGTCATGGAGCTCTGCGCCGGCGGCGAGCTCTTCGACCGGATCATCGCCAAGGGCCACTACACGGAGCGCGCCGCCGCGTCGCTGCTGCGCACCATCGTGGAGATCATCCACACCTGCCACTCCATGGGCGTCATCCACCGGGACCTCAAGCCCGAGAACTTTCTGCTGCTCAGCAAGGACGAGAACGCGCCGCTCAAGGCCACCGACTTCggcctctccgtcttcttcaagGAAGGGGAGGTGTTCAGGGACATCGTCGGCAGCGCATACTACATCGCGCCGGAGGTGCTCAAGCGGAACTACGGGCCCGAGGCCGACATATGGAGCGTCGGCGTCATGTTCTACATCCTGCTCTGCGGTGTCCCGCCATTCTGGGCAG AGTCGGAGCACGGCATCTTCAACTCCATCCTGAGAGGGCAGGTAGACTTCACCAGTGACCCGTGGCcgcgcatctccagcggcgccaaGGACCTCGTCAGGAAGATGCTCACCTCCGACCCCAAGAGGAGGATCTCTGCGTACGACGTCCTCA ACCATCCGTGGATCAAAGAGGACGGTGAGGCTCCTGACACGCTGCTCGATAACGCTGTGCTTGGCAGGCTCAAGCAGTTCAGAGCAATGAACCAGTTCAAGAAGGCGGCGCTAAGG GTGATCGCCGGGTGCTTGTCGGAGGAGGAGATCAGGGGACTCAAGGAGATGTTCAAGGGCATGGACTCCGACAACAGCGGCACGATCACCGTGGACGAGCTGCGGAAAGGGCTGGCCAAGAAGGGCACAAAGCTCACCGAAACCGAAGTCCAGCAGCTCATGGATGCC GCCGACGCCGACGGCAACGGGACGATCGACTACGACGAGTTCATCACGGCGACGATGCACATGAACAGGATGGACAGGGAGGAGCACCTCTACACCGCCTTCCAGTACTTCGACAAGGACAACAGCGG GTACATCACGAcggaggagctggagcaggccctGAAGGAGAAAGGCCTGCTCGACGGCCGGGAGATGAAGGACATCATACAAGAGGTCGACGCCGACAAC GACGGGAGGATCAACTACACGGAGTTCGCGGCGATGATGAGGAAAGGGAACCCGGAGGCGGCGAACCCCAAGAAGCGGCGCGACGTCGTGCTCTAG